The following coding sequences lie in one Tichowtungia aerotolerans genomic window:
- a CDS encoding O-linked N-acetylglucosamine transferase, SPINDLY family protein: MGIGNQNPLWKHEGFSCPEEAAEAFALECQKEPENSDAFFRMGTALEAAGEFDGAIRSFQHARRLCADHVRATLAGCYLLLRFNRQADLRNWIKTSPLLQSHAEIQTIYAETYLNCGDYAECIAFLEKRPELLRNPRTAAVQIRAMVYDPAATAETLYNAATRWASMHAAVEPLPSVIRKDDPGRRLRVGFVGTRMSLHNSSTHLLNLLRHTDKSQFETAIYSDTPGCDTRTDELRAVADLWRDIHKKSDREAAEQIRTDEIDILIELHEFSNDARLQIFAYKPAPVQVHWYANATTTGISGIEWRITSRTADPPENDVFSSEKPLYVSSYYLYSPSPMAQNTKWNTATPSQKNEYITFGAIHHFAKYNPQVLNAWRQILEQLPEARLLIGRSDLQTTTAQSMLREYFKKHGIDPQRVDLEGNPDKIASLEIFNRIDIVLDSFPFNGAATTSDTLWMGVPLITLKGTRTASRRAAEQLQLCGHPEWIAESVDEYVEKAVALARDFQGLETARRKLHDEFAASPICDHACTASHIFAVLRFAWYQASERS, from the coding sequence ATGGGAATCGGTAATCAGAATCCTCTATGGAAACATGAAGGTTTCAGCTGTCCAGAAGAGGCTGCTGAAGCGTTTGCGCTTGAGTGCCAAAAGGAACCCGAAAATTCGGATGCTTTTTTCCGAATGGGAACGGCTTTGGAAGCCGCCGGAGAATTTGACGGCGCCATTCGTTCCTTTCAGCATGCGCGGCGGCTTTGTGCCGATCATGTGAGAGCCACGCTGGCTGGCTGCTATCTGCTGCTGCGGTTCAATCGTCAGGCGGATCTGAGAAACTGGATCAAGACCAGCCCGCTGTTGCAGTCGCATGCGGAAATACAGACCATTTATGCAGAGACCTACCTGAACTGCGGGGATTATGCCGAGTGCATTGCTTTCTTGGAAAAACGGCCCGAGCTGCTGCGCAATCCCAGAACTGCCGCCGTTCAGATCCGGGCGATGGTGTACGATCCGGCGGCGACTGCGGAAACGCTGTATAACGCGGCAACGCGCTGGGCGTCTATGCACGCCGCTGTTGAACCGCTGCCCTCCGTCATTCGGAAAGACGACCCGGGCCGCCGGCTGCGGGTCGGCTTTGTCGGAACGCGGATGAGTCTGCACAATTCCAGTACGCATTTGCTCAACCTGCTGCGGCACACGGATAAATCGCAGTTTGAGACTGCCATTTATTCGGACACTCCGGGTTGTGATACGCGTACCGATGAACTGCGGGCTGTCGCAGATCTGTGGCGCGATATTCATAAAAAAAGCGATCGGGAAGCTGCCGAACAGATCCGGACGGATGAGATCGACATTCTGATCGAGCTGCATGAATTTTCTAACGATGCGCGGCTTCAGATTTTTGCGTACAAACCGGCCCCGGTTCAGGTTCACTGGTATGCGAATGCAACAACAACCGGTATTTCCGGCATTGAATGGCGCATTACCAGTCGAACGGCCGATCCGCCGGAAAACGATGTTTTCAGCTCTGAAAAACCGCTCTATGTGTCCTCGTATTATCTGTATTCGCCATCTCCGATGGCGCAGAACACGAAATGGAACACCGCAACGCCGTCGCAGAAAAACGAGTATATCACATTCGGCGCAATTCATCACTTTGCAAAATACAATCCGCAGGTTCTTAACGCCTGGCGGCAGATTCTCGAACAGCTGCCGGAAGCGCGTCTTCTGATCGGGCGCAGCGACCTGCAGACAACGACGGCCCAATCCATGCTCCGGGAGTATTTCAAAAAGCATGGGATTGATCCGCAGCGGGTGGATCTGGAAGGCAATCCAGACAAAATCGCGTCCCTCGAAATCTTCAACCGTATCGATATTGTGCTCGATTCATTCCCCTTCAACGGAGCTGCCACAACCAGCGACACTCTTTGGATGGGTGTTCCGCTGATTACGCTGAAGGGAACGCGCACTGCATCGCGGCGCGCAGCGGAACAGCTGCAGCTTTGCGGCCATCCGGAGTGGATTGCCGAATCGGTTGATGAATACGTTGAAAAGGCCGTGGCGCTGGCCCGGGATTTCCAAGGTTTAGAAACAGCGCGCCGGAAGCTGCACGACGAGTTCGCTGCCTCGCCGATCTGCGATCATGCCTGCACTGCTTCACACATTTTTGCAGTGCTTCGCTTTGCGTGGTATCAAGCCAGTGAGAGATCATGA
- a CDS encoding response regulator transcription factor, giving the protein MNILVVEDNLEMSRSIADLLGMEGHTVFEAHTFQEALANVKHSIMLVLLDVMLPDGRGEHLIGQLKSEGRNPHVIMLTALSDMASKRLCYEAGADDYITKPFELMELLFKVNAIQQRETSNSFLKIGALKIDRVSGEMHYGKKYVVLPPSQFRLLDALYRKYLLSESLNPEEIGAHESRMGVDVRRRVRSLVTRTRNSIREVGCESVNIRSNYGEGYSLEIRG; this is encoded by the coding sequence ATGAATATTCTGGTTGTGGAAGATAATCTGGAAATGAGCCGCAGTATTGCCGACCTGTTGGGTATGGAGGGGCATACAGTTTTTGAGGCGCATACGTTTCAGGAGGCTCTGGCCAATGTGAAGCACAGTATCATGCTGGTACTGCTCGATGTGATGCTTCCTGACGGACGCGGGGAGCACTTGATTGGCCAACTGAAAAGCGAGGGGCGTAACCCGCATGTGATTATGTTGACCGCACTCTCGGATATGGCCAGCAAGCGGCTTTGCTACGAAGCAGGGGCAGATGATTATATCACCAAACCATTCGAGTTGATGGAGCTTCTCTTCAAGGTCAACGCGATTCAGCAGCGGGAGACATCCAATTCGTTCCTGAAAATCGGCGCGCTGAAAATCGATCGGGTTTCCGGGGAAATGCATTATGGGAAAAAGTATGTCGTACTTCCGCCCAGCCAATTCCGTTTGCTGGATGCGCTGTATCGGAAATACCTGCTCTCAGAGTCGCTGAACCCCGAAGAAATCGGCGCGCATGAATCCCGGATGGGAGTCGATGTCCGCCGACGGGTCCGTTCGCTGGTGACCCGGACCCGCAACAGCATTCGGGAAGTCGGATGTGAAAGCGTGAATATCCGGTCAAACTACGGTGAGGGCTATTCGTTGGAAATCCGCGGGTAA
- a CDS encoding sensor histidine kinase codes for MKRSEPIRNVAVSIGFLVLFFAIPMLVFRGVRTLDSAVSKRVSVAEEPLTIDSDFADRLHPLVLPKVQEQSLCFSIANQSDETLALSIGNLSFPHQVFVDGRLLFQNLNPEAPQYDVAMRCKDIQIAPHSPLLQYCIEGAGVNGVRAYLGRNAIVHLQQRVAVELNSFLSLVVLALGLLNLIVSAVHRNLNRLSGAVLLVFIFCVLKISVTDSSPIASMIFPVAAETFPIWDFATTFGFSLSLFLIYSLFFDVQPRRVFYPALGGYTVIMLVNFAVTTLSKGEVVLLPIVLLYRVLLFVWILGFAVLARKPFSKSIFLMHAVSDGLIIYYVYLQSHPEAASSLAFYVDLAFLGFSVQFLFALILFFSRTFIQSRDYNRLLMLRGLEHDLKIPLSIIKLNHQMIRRYSLRDDDENGLRFSRAIDRVLSDFDGMFQNLRYHLENQSPVRKTRTELSVLFQALEEDFRAVCSLRNAVLDVEVSEPSPVAAIDPDILKRILHNLLDNAFKHTTASPRVSLHAKERFGKVVITVHDNGEGMTDSECRKSVRLFHKADPARGTPGLGLGLHVVRNLIRRNCGTMEIKSRKGEGTTITVTLSNA; via the coding sequence ATGAAGCGCAGTGAACCCATTCGGAACGTTGCGGTGAGTATCGGGTTTCTCGTGCTTTTCTTCGCAATTCCTATGCTTGTTTTCCGGGGTGTGCGGACTCTGGATTCCGCTGTGTCGAAGCGCGTTTCAGTCGCGGAAGAGCCGTTAACAATCGACTCCGATTTTGCAGACCGGCTGCATCCGCTGGTCTTGCCGAAAGTTCAGGAACAATCACTTTGTTTCAGTATCGCCAACCAGAGCGATGAAACCCTGGCTTTATCGATCGGGAACCTGTCTTTTCCGCATCAGGTTTTTGTAGATGGCAGGCTGTTATTTCAAAACCTGAATCCTGAAGCTCCGCAGTATGACGTTGCGATGCGATGCAAGGACATCCAGATTGCTCCGCATTCTCCACTGCTGCAATATTGTATTGAGGGGGCTGGCGTAAATGGAGTGAGGGCCTATTTAGGACGCAACGCAATTGTTCATTTGCAGCAGCGAGTCGCCGTAGAGTTGAACAGTTTTCTGTCGCTCGTGGTTCTGGCGCTGGGACTGCTGAACCTGATTGTTTCCGCTGTTCACCGGAACCTCAACCGGCTCAGTGGTGCAGTGCTGCTGGTTTTTATTTTCTGCGTGCTGAAAATCTCAGTCACGGACTCGTCGCCGATTGCCTCCATGATTTTTCCGGTTGCCGCAGAAACGTTTCCTATATGGGATTTTGCAACCACGTTCGGCTTTTCCCTTTCTCTGTTCCTGATTTATTCCCTGTTCTTCGATGTGCAGCCCCGCCGGGTTTTCTATCCCGCGCTCGGCGGCTACACCGTGATCATGCTGGTCAACTTTGCCGTCACCACTCTTTCGAAGGGCGAGGTAGTTCTGCTGCCGATTGTCCTTCTCTACCGCGTACTGCTCTTCGTCTGGATTCTCGGGTTTGCTGTACTGGCCCGCAAACCGTTCAGCAAAAGCATTTTCCTGATGCATGCGGTTTCGGACGGACTCATCATCTATTACGTCTATCTGCAAAGCCATCCTGAAGCCGCCAGTTCACTCGCGTTTTATGTGGACCTCGCATTCCTCGGTTTCTCCGTGCAGTTCCTGTTTGCCCTCATCCTGTTTTTCAGCCGCACCTTCATCCAGTCGCGGGACTACAACCGGCTGCTGATGCTGCGCGGGCTCGAACACGACCTGAAAATTCCGCTCTCCATCATCAAGCTCAACCACCAGATGATCCGGCGCTACAGTCTGCGGGATGACGATGAAAACGGCCTGCGGTTTTCGAGAGCGATCGACCGGGTGCTTTCTGACTTTGACGGAATGTTCCAGAATCTGCGATATCATTTGGAAAATCAGTCACCGGTGCGCAAAACCCGCACGGAGCTGTCAGTGCTTTTCCAGGCCTTGGAAGAAGACTTTCGGGCCGTCTGCTCCCTCCGGAACGCCGTGCTCGATGTGGAGGTTTCCGAGCCGTCACCGGTTGCCGCTATTGATCCCGATATCCTCAAGCGTATTCTCCACAACCTGCTCGACAATGCCTTCAAGCACACCACTGCCAGTCCGCGCGTTTCGCTGCATGCGAAAGAACGCTTCGGGAAAGTCGTCATCACCGTTCATGACAACGGCGAAGGAATGACCGACAGCGAATGCCGCAAATCGGTCCGGCTCTTTCATAAAGCCGATCCTGCCCGCGGCACGCCCGGCCTCGGCCTTGGCCTGCATGTCGTTCGTAACCTGATCCGCCGGAACTGCGGCACCATGGAAATCAAAAGCCGAAAAGGCGAGGGCACGACCATCACGGTTACGTTGTCGAATGCCTGA